The Flaviramulus sp. BrNp1-15 genome has a window encoding:
- a CDS encoding endonuclease — protein MTNTFDDIPVRDDMQTVAFYNLENLFDLIDDKHTNDDDFLPKAVKKWTPKRYQNKLRKLGFAISNIGKLETGKHPSIVGLAEVENAKVIEDLIASKHLEDCNYDYVHYDSLDERGIDVALLYDTSAFEVLNSETFTIELFDDDGFPDYTRDILLVSGLLDGEKVNIIVNHWSSRREGEKETEHKRIASSNKVGEIISSLRLENKDSKIIIVGDFNDDPHSNSIKRLVENYNLFNPMETLRSYNRGTSNHRRQWNLFDQIIISSNFFKTSNHLFEYSSANIFDEDFLKLFNGRYKGTPFRTYVGKKYKGGYSDHFPVYAVFKK, from the coding sequence ATGACAAACACTTTTGATGATATTCCGGTTCGTGACGATATGCAAACCGTTGCTTTTTACAATCTTGAAAATCTATTTGATTTAATTGATGACAAACATACAAACGATGATGATTTTTTACCCAAAGCCGTTAAAAAATGGACACCAAAACGCTATCAAAATAAATTACGGAAATTAGGCTTTGCAATTTCTAATATTGGAAAACTAGAAACTGGAAAACACCCTAGTATTGTTGGTTTAGCGGAGGTTGAGAACGCTAAAGTTATTGAAGATTTAATAGCTTCTAAACATTTAGAAGATTGTAATTATGACTACGTGCATTATGACTCTTTAGACGAACGTGGGATTGATGTTGCCTTATTATATGACACCTCTGCATTTGAGGTTTTAAATTCTGAAACCTTTACCATTGAATTGTTTGACGATGATGGATTCCCAGATTATACAAGAGATATTCTATTGGTTTCTGGTTTGCTTGATGGTGAAAAAGTAAACATTATTGTTAACCACTGGTCTTCAAGACGTGAAGGTGAAAAAGAAACCGAGCACAAACGTATTGCTTCTTCCAATAAAGTTGGTGAGATTATTTCTTCTTTACGCTTAGAAAATAAAGACTCTAAAATTATTATTGTTGGTGATTTTAATGACGATCCACATAGCAACAGTATTAAACGTTTAGTTGAAAATTACAATTTATTTAATCCCATGGAAACTTTACGTTCTTATAATAGAGGAACTAGCAACCATAGGCGACAGTGGAATTTATTTGATCAAATAATAATTTCTTCTAATTTTTTTAAAACCTCAAATCATTTATTTGAATACAGTTCTGCTAATATTTTTGACGAAGATTTCTTGAAACTATTTAATGGTAGATATAAAGGCACTCCTTTTAGAACCTATGTTGGTAAAAAATATAAAGGTGGCTACAGCGACCATTTTCCGGTATATGCAGTTTTTAAGAAGTAA